TCGATGCCAAGTGTGACACTTATTGGGAGGGTTAGCATCTTTCTTAGGGCCAGATACAAAAGGCAGGGCACGGGAATACCTTTTCTGAGTAGAGCAGTTCGATTTCTTTTTCCTGTTTTCTACTTCGTACCTAGAGCTCAGAGATGTCGTACTTTGGGAATCCCGATCTTGGACAGATATTACGTGATCTTTAACTTCTGCATGTGAGTGTGATCTAGGCAGAAGAACTCTTAAATCACCAAGAATTTCAGTTCCAGAAACTTTTACAACAGATGACCATACTTCACCGTCAAATATATCAGTCTCAACCCTGTTCAGTGACCCTTTCTCTTGACCGCCAACATCAGATGTTACATCAGCTTCTGGAGTTCTGCACTTAGAGGTTCCACCAGATGGCTTTGCTTTCTCTTTGTAATTGCTAGTGTCATCAACCATCGAAGCAACATGAACTTCACTCCGTATCTTCCTGTACAGCCTTGGTGAGTTGGATAGAGAATCACGTGGAACTGAATCCCCactaaaagcaaaaatattCGTTCCCCCAGTTCTGTACTTACTAGTTCCACCAGAATGCTTCGGTTTCGGTTTATCTTTGCAAGTTTCATCAACTGTAGCAGAAACATGAATTTCACTCCTTATCTGCCGAAAGCTCCGCCCCGTTGAGCTGGATACAGAATTACATGGAAACACTAAATTCCCAGTAACAGCAACAATATCAGTCCCCGGAGTCTTGTAGTTCAAAGTTCCACCAGAAGGGTTTGTTTTCTCTACTTGGGCATCTACATCAGTGTTCTCAGCACAATTATTTTCCTCATGCATGAGGCCACCTCGAGATGCTATACCCAGATCTTCATCAGGCAAAAGTCTCTCGGCACTTACATTTTCCATAAACTCGTCAGATGGTACCGCCATAGCTAAACTTGATTCATCACTACGTGAACAGCCATCAGTTCTATTAACAGGCAACACAGTTGATGATTCCTTTACATCAACCTTTGTAAGAGATGAAGAAGTACCTTTTACACAAGCCTTTTTACCTTTATCACTGTCCCGATCGTCAGCCACTTCTGCAGCACCATTAAGAGCTCTAGTTTCCATGGATTCTGTTCTGCTACCATTCTCATCCTCACTTACTGGATTGACCGTGGTATTGGTAAATGTACAAACGGTAAAACTGTGAGCATTAGCAAGATCCCCTGGACCATTATTATTTGCATTAGCAAGCTCCGTTGAAACACAAGGGATGTCCAGAGAGTCAGAGGAAACTGGACCCTTAGGGAGACCCCTGCGAGAGTCATTTTCAGAAGACAAAGAATCTACATTCTTATTGATCCCCTTGCTGTCATCTTCAATACAACCACTATCAGACTTCGCCAACACCTGGTCAGCAAGGTCTTCGCAAGGTTGAGATCCAACACTACACATGGACATACCAGCAAAACGAATTCTTGCTTCAGAACCACAGGAGAGATCAGCAACTGTTGACCATGATATAACTAATTTCTTAGAAGACGTAttagtcttcttcttcacgTTGTCTTCCATCTCCAAACCCTTCGGCAAACGAGCTTTACAACCAGTACCCGTTCCGTCCAACAGATCTTCACGAGACTTCAGCATACTTCTGTTTCCATTTACTTCAGTTACCGAAGCTTTCTCAACTTTATCAGGCACCAATGCTCTTCTAGGTTTACTAGACCTAGGTGTCACAGACCGGCGTGGGCGGATGCCTACACTGGCAGGTGAAGCTACAGGCTTAGCTACCAACCTTCTCCCACTATAACTACAACGATTCCGAGCATTCTCTCTACCGTTGTGATGGTCTCTTGGAGTTCCAAGCCTAAGCAGAGCACTCTTCTTCTGCGTTTGTTTCCCAGGCGTTGTTCTCTTCGATTCATTGCTCCCATCTCTCCTTCCACGATGTAAATGATAGTAGTCATACCTTTTCCGCAGAGGGAGAACCCTCCCTCCATTATGCGGCGCTTCATCCCACCTCCAGTTTCTATCCCCTCCATGACTTGCTGATGACCTACTCATATCACGTCTAACTGTAACACCACTACTCATATAACCAACTCGTGAAGATAAACTCCTATGTCCATCGTCTAAACCCCTAAAACATCTAACGGATTCTGCTTTTAACTGACTCTGATTGATTCGGCTTCTACCAGTATCCACTCTCCCCTGAACAGCATCCACTGTCCATGAATCAGGTCGTTTATCATTGTACCCAACCCGAGCAGGCTGAGAGATATCTCGGGGTTGCGTACATGTTCTAATGGATGACGACGGCTGCGAGACTCTACGAAACTCAAACCTAACTTTCTCTGGAAGATGCTGTTGCGGCGGCGGCGGTGGAGGATGCTGGGAGTAGATGAAGGAAGACGGCTGATTAACCGCCGGCATGGGTGGAAGATAATGGTGACGTTGCTCACCGTTTTGCCTTGACAGGAGATGGAAACTAGGGCTATCGGGATGAGATTCACGAGGAGGTGGTGGAGGCAatggcggcggcggcggcggaaggagaggaagaggaggattCCATTGGTCATAGCTCGGATTGTAATGAGATGAATCCATTGCTGATTTCGCCCCCGTGTCTCcgtctttctttgttttctgcTGAAACGAACGCAACACGATAACGGCGaggatataaaaaaataatacaaacgAGATTTTCTTCCGAAGCGCGGCGACTCTTGCCTGCCATATTTATATACACCTGCACACCCCCTAACCTTATTGGGCCTTATTGGGCCAAATAAATGTATTGGCTTGACTGAATTAATTTCACAGAGAATTCAAATTTGTACGGGAAAAGAAAGATTTGATTCGAGTGAGATTCGGCGGCTAATTTGATTAGCTATTTCGTCCAAGTCCAGTCAACGTTCCTTTTTAAAACGCAAACGAAATCGTTAATAGGACAGGAGGATTTAAGTGGGATTAATTTCACGAGAATTCAAATTTGTATGCTAAAAAGGGAAAGAAAGATTTGATTTGATCATTGGAATGAAATCTGGCGATTAGAATTTTACTACGTTCCTTTCAAACGCAAACGAAGAGGACAGGAAGGTGCGTACGTCATGTATTACTACAGAACCACCATGATTTGACTCAGTCACAATCGCACACATGGTTTGTCTCTCAGATTGTGATAGGCACTATAGAgaaataatacatttataatttCTCGAACATTACGATATGAAATTGTAATCAACAAGATAATGCTAGAAAATGACAGTGAGACGTACGACGACGGTACGAGCACTACAGTACAAGACAAAGACCATTGACGACGGTATGCACATATTGTATTTCTGTTTTGCCCCAATAAAAGCAAAAATTTCCAAAACAGGTccgaaaaattaaaatttgcaTCTACAACCATAAACAGGTCTCCCAAGATAGTCTTCACCATCACAGGCTCAGCTAAGAAAAGTTCTGCTACTATGAAAAGGAACAAGCTCAGTTGAAACTCGATGAGCGGCTTTCTCTGCCTTTAAGATAATCCTCCACGGAGATGCCTTGCTCCATGCTTCTCATGGAGATAGACTCGTCCTCCTCCATGTCAAGGAACGCTACATTAAGATGTGACTGTAGTAGATTAGACCTCTTCAGTTTCTCGTCTTTCAGCAGCTTTGAATCCTCTAAGCCGTTGCTAACTTGTTCCTTTGCCCATTTTAGCATCTCCACGTCACCTCTAAGAAGATTTAAAACCTGCATGCATATTCACAACACGATATCTTGGTTAACACCAAGGTCTAAGATGATGAGACTGTCAAATGACTCACCATTCCCATCTCTGGCCTAGATTGTGGGTTATGCCTTATACAAAGAGTGGCTGCTAACGCCATCCTCTCCATCTGGTCACCATCGTTGTCATTAAGCAAACTCTGGTCTAATAACTGAGGATAATCTCTATCATCCAGAATTGGTTTCGCCTGCACGTGTCATTAAATTATCTGTTACTTAGCAAAATAGCAGAGAAGGAGACCTTTCAATGTAGTTATAACGTACCCACATAACAAGACTCTCTCTAGCCTTTGGAGACTCGCTACTAACAGGTTTTCTTCCAGAAAGAAGCTCGAGGAGTACAACACCGTATGCGTACACATCTATCTTATCGTTCATCTTACCATACATAAAGTACTCTGGAGCTAAGTACCTACACCAAGAAACACATAAACATTCTCAAGATTGTACTTTCATGCAACATAAACAgaatttgatttagttttttttctcacCCAAAGGTGCCTGCAACATCAGAGCAGATGATCTGCGTTGTAGATACCGAAGCCCACTTCGCAAGCCCAAAATCAGAAAGCTGTGGCTCAAAATCATCAGACAGCAATATGTTCGATGACTTAACATCTCTGTGAATAACAAGTTGTGGAGCTTTGTTATGCAGATAGTCCAACGCCTCAGCTATTCCCACAGCCACCTTATATCTCTGGTTCCAACGAAATGCAACCGGATCTTTCTTGTTGCCTAATTCGAAAACTGTTAGAAACCATAAACATTAAGGAAAAAGAAATACTACTAGTGGCCAAAGAAAAGGTTACCATGAAGATTCTCTTCAAGGCTTCCTCTTGAGAGATAGTTGTACACAAGCAAGAGGTTATTGTTTTCAAAGCAGTAACCCAAGAGGGATATAACGTTCTTATGGTTCAACGTCGTGATGATGTCAATCTCCGCCACAAAATCCTTCAAGACGCCTTTGGTCTGCTTGAGAATTTTCACTGCAACCTCTCTTCCATTGGGAAGATAGCCTCTATAAACCCTGCTGCTTCCTCCTTTTCCGATGAAATtatctgacaaaaaaaagaaaagacattGTTTTTCCATAAGTTAAAgacataaaaacatatttacaaGAGTCTTAAAACATTGGTTCTTAGAGGAAACAAACCAGGGCAGAAACTGGATGTAGCTGAAACAAGTTCTTTGTACTTAAAAGATCGGCAAGATGTGGAGAACCTCTCATGAAGACCCTTCACGATCATAGAATCATTACCATCTAGACTTTCATTGTTTAAGCTAGTAGACAACTGCTTAGCTTCTGAAGTACTGCTACTAACAAGAGAATTGGTCCTAGAGGGGAGCTTGAGGACCCACTGGGCAACTGGTATCTGTCTGAAGGAATAGCTTCTCGGGACATTAGCTAACACGTCTGGAGAAGCTACACGACAGAGCAAAGGCCAGCCTGGTCTAAACTCAGGCAGTTCGTTGACCAGCATAGTGATGAATCTGGTCAAATCTTCTGGAACCTTCACTGGCTCAATGGCCATTTTTGACTTGTGGAACTCATCAGCATTATCATATTGATCGTCATTACAACTAGATGATCTAGATAGATCTCCACAGACAAAACGATTCCCAAGGCAGGAAGACACTAAAGCCTGCCGTAGACTACGGCCATTGGAACGATCCAActctgcttcttcctcctcctcctcctcctcccaacTGTTAACTACTTTGGTATTCTTATGCATCTGAAAGAAGCTAGACAAAGTGTTCCTATGTGCATTGCCTTTTcctatgaaaaaaaaacaaagagtttCAACACACTTAGACGCACACAGATCACCATGCAGAACTTTAGAACACtcaagaagagaaaaaaaaggacATACCTTTCAATGAGGAACCATCTTTCTGAAACATGACTTTCCCGTTGTCGACAGCCAGAACCCAGCAGTCTTTTGACAGTTTCCTGGCTAAGTACTTAGCCACGGAGACAGATGAGTGGCTACAGCTTTTGGAAACTCCAACTACAACTTTGGATCCATGACATAGCTTTGCTTCTCTAACAAGAACCTTTCGAGTACAAGAGCCTCGGCATAGTTTCAGCTTCAGCTCAATCTATTAAATGTAATCTCTTTAGAgcaaaagcaaacaaacaagaaaaatgatattcaaagttgtttttttaattctagAATGTAGATTTACCTGTTTCAGTTTGCAGAAACCTTCATAAGCTTCAAGAACAGAGTCGAAAGTTTTAACAAGAGAGACAAACGAAGAGTCGTCGCCTGCTTGAGAGAGAGTCAAACATAAGAAAACCCATTTCCAAAAATCGTAgctttatttaataatatttataaatctcaGGCTTGAGAAGTACCGTTGGTGATAATGTGAAGAGCGATCACTGTATCACCCGGTTCAGCAACCTTAACCAAAGCCCAATCTAGCAGCTCACTGCTCGCCGCATCGAACTTCACACCCACCACTACAGCACGACCTCCTCTTCCTCCTGTCACGACGCCGTTTTTcgtcatctctctctctctctctctctctctcgctctcttcGTTCTTTTTTTGTCACTTCTCTTcggtttttttcttctaaaattgTTTGTCTAAATTTTCAGGTGAGTGCTCTGTATCCTTTCCTGAAGTGTGATTCATGGAGAAACACAGTCATCGTGACGACTATATGACTACAAAACAAAGTTTCTCGTCACTGTCTTTATGGCGGCTTTGATTTTGGTTCTGCAGCTTCTGAGAAAGAGAAGAGTATAATAAGAATGGAGGAGCTGACAtcttgtttataaataaaataaatagctgATTTATTACTGTACCTATTTCTGCAgtcagaaaattaattttaccaGATATATATTCATGAATCGTGAAACAAgtcaactttaaaattattatggAGGATAAAGCCAAAAAAACATTAGATACTATACATAATGACTCGTAAGAAAAATGTTTTACCACTCGTTACAAACTCATAATCTACGTACCTTTATACGGCATGTTTCACCGTTATCGGTTaattatataaagaataattGTAGCCCGGAGTGGTGGTGCCATGTATGAGATTACATGAGGGGACaatgtaatttataaatatctatggtttgtttctaaaatatataaaaaaagaattttcataaatattggatttattCCTTTGTTTTATACGGTTCCATTCCTTGTCACCTTTTTTCTCTGTCGTCAACGTTTCAGGTCCTTGtcttttgtttgattctttagttttattttggtAGGTTGACGATTCAAAGATAAGTGTGGAAAATGGTCGTAAAAATTGTGCGACGTACGTATACGCTttctaaagtatatatatttatcggTTTGTTGATCTAATGGTCCTAATCGTTGACGTAATTCCATTTTGAGTCTTTGACCAATGTTTTCTCTTGCCAatcttgtttatttttaacGTGCAATCTCATTTTATTTGAGATATATTTACACatgtgtgtttatttttttatgctTAAGATGATTTATTATCACTTATTACGTGTGAATTTTGTTCTAACCTATGGTAGCATGCACataattaattcatttatcAGTGTGTGATTGTTTAATAGGGTAGTTAATGTTTGAGGTCACAGAAGGGGCCGGTGGAACCACTCACACAACATTGAAAGCCACTGTCGGCCATTCCTGCAAATGTCATCCCACTCACGTGAAACCCAAACAAAGCCACCGTACACGTGTCCTCATTATAGTTCTTAACAATAAGCATAAACTAGTTTCTCTAGTCATTGAATGTTAGTCCATCAGACTATTACATCTACATACTTGTTCTAGAGCCTACATCATCTAATAATGCATTCATCTCTGCTGCTACTAGTGAAAGTACCTGAGGTCAAAAATCCTTGTCTACCATGGAACTACGCATCTCGAATCTTCCCACATATCATTGATTCTGCTTTCGTATTATATGCCTATACGCCATATATGGACAAGGAAGGAACTCCACTAACttgtggtttggtttggttctcaCGGTTTGTTTTAGAACCAATTTGAGACTCTGAACTCTGAAGTCTCGTAGCTTTCTGAGATGTTTCTCCTTGTCTTCTCGGGTCTTGGTCCACTCTTCCCTTTCTATTACCGTTGTCGGGTCATCTCTTTCCCCCTGAAAGAagcaacaaaatatattaacacaGAGCAGAGATGAGTAACGCTAGTTCAAAGGAATCCAAAAGGACTGCCAGAAGAATGGTTGGGGATATTGAAAGCTACAACGTGTATGATTTTAAAGGAGTTTCCATTATCGCGTATAACGAGCAAGTCATCCTTCCAATCCCTTTTTCTTCCTCCGGAACTGTCACCTGAAACATTCTAAACCTTTAATATGGGAAGGAAGGAAGATTGTCTTAGCAGCTTTGAACTACACAAGGTATTTTAAGCAAGCTAACGTGATTCAGAACTatgacatatattatatatagatagcATCAACATAAACCAGCATGAGACACATTCAGCTCAGGTTTGTGCTCAGACCCAGAATGAGAAAGAAAGCTTAAATAAAGTGGAAAGCAACAATCAGACACACCAAAACTCTGGCTCTGGTGATTGACTTTGTCTTGGAATCAATAACATAGATCTCTTCAAGGTGTAGCACAAATTCTGGGTCGTTTAATCGTCAAGAAAACCTGCATAATGAATAAACAATGATCAAAGACATATATGTAACAGAAACTAACTACTGAACCAAACCAAGTAGTTTCGAGTTAACATGTTTCCTAGTGTCATACTAGTAGTGTGTTTTTCAAGCAATGTAGCCAAAACAAATAATCACTGCACCAACGACCTGATGAGTCTAACCGTTCAAAATGACGTACCTTGGAATCTCCCTCTCAGAGTTGTAGAGTGAATCTCGAGGAGCATCAATAGGGGGTTCAGTGACATTGTAACATTCAGTCACTCATAGCACATGGAATATACTGTACTTGTAAAACATCATTAAGAGAGGTGTTATTAGCACCATACAAAAATTAGTAAACAAAACTTGGATGAAAAACAGAATGAAAGGGGAAAAATTGATTGAGCAACACCGAGCTGCCACATTAAGATCATACTAAGAGGTGGAACAAGCTCTTACCATTTACATAACTCAAATTTcacttttttcaaaatttcaattcTCAGTTGCAGAGAATAGAAAACCGGCGCAGCTATGTTCATATAAGAGACAGTAACCATGTCAAATGAATTAGCAATTGAgtataaatgaaaaacattttaatctCAGAACAGAGCATATAAGTTCCAAACAAGGATTAAAAGGGCTGACCTTTTGAGGCACTGGAGCAAGAACTCTCGGAATGGAGTAAATATCCGTATCCGGAGGAGTCGCATACATCTGCAGCCACATCAGAAAACGACGCCGTAAATGAGCAActgagaattaaaaaaaaaaaaaaaagttaaagcaGAGAACTTTCTTCACACCTCTCTGAAATCATAAACATCGTTATCAGGATCAGGCGGCTTCCTGATAAAGAAATCACAGTCAAGCAAGCTGATCTTATGGAACTCGTAATTCGTTTATCCTGTGATCAACCACCATCTCCGAGTCCCATCCCTGCGTCGATACAATGCTCTTGCTCTGCACGAAAGCGATGTCTCGGTCGCCGGCGCTGCCGACGCCGCTAAGGGGTCGTACTCGACGTCGTAGTCTTTCTTGTTGTCCACTTCCTCGTCGTCGTCCACCTCCGTCGGCGTCGACGTCTTCTACTTTAACGATGGTAGAACGGCCACGGCGGGGTTTGAGTGTTAATGGCGCGAAATCGGGGAAGGTTGTGAGTGAAGGAAAGAGACGTTGTGTGGTGGAGGAAGGCGGAGGAGGTTTGGAAGTGAGTGAGAGTAGAGATAAGGAGGGAGAAGCGGCGGAAGACGGCATGGGTAAATGGGATAAAGCTCTCTCTCAGTGTCtgaaaaagtaaattttaattttgtttatttactttttacaGTAAGCTTCTGTCCGTATGATATTTGCATCTCGACTCTCGAGGCTCTTATACGATCGATCttataataataaacattttaactttcccccagaaaaaaaaagcttctcTTCTTCCATCGCGCTGTACCGGCTTTCCCATCTCAATCCCGGGGAAATTAGATTTGTTTCTCTGTCGCGAGAATCTTCATCGACCTCCGTTACTTCCTTTTCCTCTCCGTCACCGTCACCGTCACCGTCACAGATCCCAATCGAGACTCCCTCCTGCGATGTGGTgatctctctccatctctcccACTGATTCTACGATTGCTCTCTGCGTAGCCTTGTGAATTAGGGGTTTCTCTACGATTCGATCGCGTTCTTCTACACACTGTATTCGCTGCTAGATTTCGGATCATCCTCAAATGGCAGCGCCGAGGCCGACGGGGAGCCAGGATCTGTTCGATGCTTATTTCAGGAGAGCGGATTTGGATGGAGATGGTCGTATCAGTGGAGCTGAGGCCGTCGCTTTCTTCCAAGGCTCCAATTTGCCTAAAAACGTCCTTGCTCAGGTTCTCTTCCCTTCGTTGCAGTATTTGATTGATTGTTGAGAATATACTTGTAGCTCCTAGAGTTTTTCGAATCGGATCTTTGATCTTTGGGATCGTTTGGTAGAAGCGTGACGTATTTTGTcccattttgttttcttctgtgTGGTTCTTTTCATTCTAGAGCTTGTACTCTACTTGTGTGATTCTATAGGAGAATCCATTTTTGTAATATGTACTGTTGCTACTTGAGGATATTGAAAGATAGGGAAGCAATCTAGATGTATCTACTTGTATGCAATGAGGGGAACTCTAAATATTTAAGTATCATCATACGTTGTTGGACTATAGATAACATCTGCAGATTCTTTTAGATATAAGTTTCAGCGTCTATTGTACTATTAGTCTTTGGATTGTTGATGgttgagctttttttttttaacgttcTTGTAGGTATGGTCCTGCGCAGATGCAAAAAAGGCTGGTTACCTTGGTCGAGCGGAGTTTTATAATGCTCTAAAGTTGGTTACTGTGGCGCAAAGTAGACGGGAATTAACTCCTGAGATAGTCAAGGCTGCAATTTATGGTCCTGCTTCTGCCAATATCCCTGCTCCCAAAATAAATCTTGCTGCAACACCCTCTCCACAGCCTAGGGGAGTTGTGCCTGCTACACAAGCTCAGGGGGGTGCGTCACTGCCTTCAGTTCCGCCTGGTATGAGAGGGCCTCAAATGGGTGGAACTGTAAGCAGTAGTAACCAACAAGTAGGAACGGGCCAGCAGAACCAATTTATGGGGGCGCCTCCATCTCAACCACAGCAAAACTTTCAAAGCCAGGTTATGCCATCTGGAGGGACTACTGCGCCTCGTACGGCAAACCAACCTATGCCATCTGATTGGCTCAGCGGCAGAAGTGTCGGGCCCTCTGGGCAAGTGAATTCTCAAATACCTTCGAATCAAAGTGGATATGGTTTGACGGCACCTAACTCAATTGCCAACAATACACCAAAACCGCATATGACACCTGCTGTAATAAGCTCTACAACAGCCAGACCTCAAGAATCAGCGCCGGTGCATAAGCCCCAAGATTCATCTGCTCCTTCAGGTGCTCGTGCTCTAGATGCTCCATCCAATCAATTGGTAGCCAAGGATCCAAAGGAACTAGCTGCATCAGGAAATGGTTTTCCCTGACTCACTTTTCGGAGATGTGTTTACAGTTGCTTCTCGCAGCCAAAACAACATCCTGTGGGAACTACGTCGACAATGGGCATCTCACCTTCTTCTGGTACAACTGGCTCTACTGTTGGTGTTGGGCTTGCAGCTTCTGGTCAGATGACGCAGCGTCAGTCTCAGCCCCAACCCCAACCCCGACCACAGCACCAACCACATCACCAACCCCAGCATCAACCACATCACCAACCCCAGCACCACCCCCGACCCCACCCCCAATCTCAAATCCAACACCAACCCCACCCCCAGTCCCAAGCCCCTTGGCCAAGAATGACTCCAGCTGACGTCCAGAAATATGCAAAGGTATTTGTGCAAGTTGACACTGATAGGGACGGCAAGATCACTGGGCCCCAGGCTCGGAATCTGTTCTTAAGTTGGAAGCTCCCGCGAGGTAGGCTACATTTCTTTTCTGTAGCTTCATTCGCTAACCACTATTTTAGTTTCAGTTTGACCATGTTCTTATAATGGTGGTGAACATGCATGATAATTAAGTGACACTTCTCCAGTTATGTATATTTGTTTGTATAGTCTTGGAATTATTGGTCAACTGCCATTTTAGGTGAAATCTTGAGTCATGTTTTTCTTCAACGTGTAGACGATACATGGATAGTGATATTAATATCATCCCAAGTAGAAATTGTTGTACTTTATATGGGGATTATAGACCGTTTTATGTGTTCAATGATGTTCCTTGGTATTACAGACGCTTTGAGGCAGGTATGGGACTTATCTGATCAAGATAATGATAGCATGCTTTCCTTGAGAGAGTTCTGTATTGCTGTCTATCTAATGGAGCGTTATAGAGAGGGCCGACCTCTTCCCCCTGTATTCCCAAGCACTATAATATCTAGTGAGAGCATGTTTACCTCTCCTAGTCAATCTGTGGCACCACAAGGCAATGCATCCTGGGGACATACACATGGTATTGCATCACACAAACCTAATTCTGCTTTACTTGCATTAGTTTTCTGAAGTGGATATTCATTCTTGGATTAATATTGTAGGTCAAGTTCATGGGGCCTCGAGACCACCAGCAATTCCCAAAGGAAAGCCTCCAAGGCCGGtccc
The Raphanus sativus cultivar WK10039 unplaced genomic scaffold, ASM80110v3 Scaffold0225, whole genome shotgun sequence genome window above contains:
- the LOC108819725 gene encoding uncharacterized protein At1g21580-like isoform X2; this translates as MDSSHYNPSYDQWNPPLPLLPPPPPPLPPPPPRESHPDSPSFHLLSRQNGEQRHHYLPPMPAVNQPSSFIYSQHPPPPPPQQHLPEKVRFEFRRVSQPSSSIRTCTQPRDISQPARVGYNDKRPDSWTVDAVQGRVDTGRSRINQSQLKAESVRCFRGLDDGHRSLSSRVGYMSSGVTVRRDMSRSSASHGGDRNWRWDEAPHNGGRVLPLRKRYDYYHLHRGRRDGSNESKRTTPGKQTQKKSALLRLGTPRDHHNGRENARNRCSYSGRRLVAKPVASPASVGIRPRRSVTPRSSKPRRALVPDKVEKASVTEVNGNRSMLKSREDLLDGTGTGCKARLPKGLEMEDNVKKKTNTSSKKLVISWSTVADLSCGSEARIRFAGMSMCSVGSQPCEDLADQVLAKSDSGCIEDDSKGINKNVDSLSSENDSRRGLPKGPVSSDSLDIPCVSTELANANNNGPGDLANAHSFTVCTFTNTTVNPVSEDENGSRTESMETRALNGAAEVADDRDSDKGKKACVKGTSSSLTKVDVKESSTVLPVNRTDGCSRSDESSLAMAVPSDEFMENVSAERLLPDEDLGIASRGGLMHEENNCAENTDVDAQVEKTNPSGGTLNYKTPGTDIVAVTGNLVFPCNSVSSSTGRSFRQIRSEIHVSATVDETCKDKPKPKHSGGTSKYRTGGTNIFAFSGDSVPRDSLSNSPRLYRKIRSEVHVASMVDDTSNYKEKAKPSGGTSKCRTPEADVTSDVGGQEKGSLNRVETDIFDGEVWSSVVKVSGTEILGDLRVLLPRSHSHAEVKDHVISVQDRDSQSTTSLSSRYEVENRKKKSNCSTQKRYSRALPFVSGPKKDANPPNKCHTWHRKLDTSASPFVAAKPLSSTLFTQPKLPLVTAQSSGSYVRIGNSLLRKPSYGSAGVTFGLPPSAIQLNCIEDKTTGSASKVDVGNASFRVKTGEIITLERQSNPPSDSSTSKVSNAIVTSSGKCPLPYSGDHLITGLPESIMDAAISGEANLPHSGGDASKTDTLAQTDYPSDCQQKRNHPKLDSSNLKRTVYVQRKENQLIAASDIHGATKGQIPASDGYFKRSRNQLVRTSASCVNHSPDDALDSQATTTMVSKRSSSPAFSDSAVTRPYKRSKFSLVWTQDDPQSRLRTSHMRYQRILPQLVPWKRVTYWRRLMNSVSGSALRNGSFSNSSQKLSMMRKRHTVYTRSTNGYSLRKSKVLSIGGSHLKWSKSIERDSRKANEEATLAVAGFSKKESENHSGQSTTRMTSRNHLTRERVFRIGSLRYKMDSSRRTLQRISDDDSPCSGPTENGKGAKRPFIPKRLVIGNEEYVRVGNGNQLVRDPKKRTRALANEKVRWSLHNVRLRLAKKKKYCQFFTRFGKCNKDDGKCPYVHDCSKIAVCTKFLNGLCANANCKLTHKVIPERMPDCSYFLQGLCNNEACPYRHVHVNPSAAICDGFLKGYCSDGDECRKKHSYTCPVFEATGSCSQGSKCKLHHSKNQSEGRKRKRLSEPSERNFRGRYFGSLHKVLEESEPMVVDRRPTSNSADFGIEGLDFIFLGATEYEAGDNSDLAAEQSVPSASEEVVSVYNLIRPVALMQ
- the LOC108819725 gene encoding uncharacterized protein At1g21580-like isoform X1 — protein: MDSSHYNPSYDQWNPPLPLLPPPPPPLPPPPPRESHPDSPSFHLLSRQNGEQRHHYLPPMPAVNQPSSFIYSQHPPPPPPQQHLPEKVRFEFRRVSQPSSSIRTCTQPRDISQPARVGYNDKRPDSWTVDAVQGRVDTGRSRINQSQLKAESVRCFRGLDDGHRSLSSRVGYMSSGVTVRRDMSRSSASHGGDRNWRWDEAPHNGGRVLPLRKRYDYYHLHRGRRDGSNESKRTTPGKQTQKKSALLRLGTPRDHHNGRENARNRCSYSGRRLVAKPVASPASVGIRPRRSVTPRSSKPRRALVPDKVEKASVTEVNGNRSMLKSREDLLDGTGTGCKARLPKGLEMEDNVKKKTNTSSKKLVISWSTVADLSCGSEARIRFAGMSMCSVGSQPCEDLADQVLAKSDSGCIEDDSKGINKNVDSLSSENDSRRGLPKGPVSSDSLDIPCVSTELANANNNGPGDLANAHSFTVCTFTNTTVNPVSEDENGSRTESMETRALNGAAEVADDRDSDKGKKACVKGTSSSLTKVDVKESSTVLPVNRTDGCSRSDESSLAMAVPSDEFMENVSAERLLPDEDLGIASRGGLMHEENNCAENTDVDAQVEKTNPSGGTLNYKTPGTDIVAVTGNLVFPCNSVSSSTGRSFRQIRSEIHVSATVDETCKDKPKPKHSGGTSKYRTGGTNIFAFSGDSVPRDSLSNSPRLYRKIRSEVHVASMVDDTSNYKEKAKPSGGTSKCRTPEADVTSDVGGQEKGSLNRVETDIFDGEVWSSVVKVSGTEILGDLRVLLPRSHSHAEVKDHVISVQDRDSQSTTSLSSRYEVENRKKKSNCSTQKRYSRALPFVSGPKKDANPPNKCHTWHRKLDTSASPFVAAKPLSSTLFTQPKLPLVTAQSSGSYVRIGNSLLRKPSYGSAGVTFGLPPSAIQLNCIEDKTTGSASKVDVGNASFRVKTGEIITLERQSNPPSDSSTSKVSNAIVTSSGKCPLPYSGDHLITGLPESIMDAAISGEANLPHSGGDASKTDTLAQTDYPSDCQQKRNHPKLDSSNLKRTVYVQRKENQLIAASDIHGATKGQIPASDGYFKRSRNQLVRTSASCVNHSPDDALDSQATTTMVSKRSSSPAFSDSVAAVTRPYKRSKFSLVWTQDDPQSRLRTSHMRYQRILPQLVPWKRVTYWRRLMNSVSGSALRNGSFSNSSQKLSMMRKRHTVYTRSTNGYSLRKSKVLSIGGSHLKWSKSIERDSRKANEEATLAVAGFSKKESENHSGQSTTRMTSRNHLTRERVFRIGSLRYKMDSSRRTLQRISDDDSPCSGPTENGKGAKRPFIPKRLVIGNEEYVRVGNGNQLVRDPKKRTRALANEKVRWSLHNVRLRLAKKKKYCQFFTRFGKCNKDDGKCPYVHDCSKIAVCTKFLNGLCANANCKLTHKVIPERMPDCSYFLQGLCNNEACPYRHVHVNPSAAICDGFLKGYCSDGDECRKKHSYTCPVFEATGSCSQGSKCKLHHSKNQSEGRKRKRLSEPSERNFRGRYFGSLHKVLEESEPMVVDRRPTSNSADFGIEGLDFIFLGATEYEAGDNSDLAAEQSVPSASEEVVSVYNLIRPVALMQ